A genomic stretch from Aminobacter aminovorans includes:
- a CDS encoding ABC transporter substrate-binding protein, giving the protein MKLAWIKGALAAGIALLPSAVWAQSVNISYLTHWAPETVALLEQAAKDFSKDHPEVAVTVRAVPFGDLLTTLRSQGGGQGATIAGIYDLWLPELARDKLVAPAPEPVAGEVKGAWPAGVVTAASVGGTLYGIPNEIDVYALNYNKALFKEAGIEAAPKTWDEFKDAAAKLTKKDAGQQGFGMINSWAAGVVHPFSSLLVSNGGELVSDGKPVLDSKNAGETFELYEDLIKAGSSDPAMGTADANTTGPFLDNFVSGKTGMIIMANWWESAVKAGMGDKFANIATAPIPVGPSGDKPRSISYSWMTVVNAGAAEAEQEAAWDFLAWLNSPKSGPNGASAMADILMSMGILPSRSSDVEAFKDKLGSEFLSGYVSVLADAKPFPVVLGGQEFSESLQQTIEALQYGKVSATEAQTNAQADATAILEKDAK; this is encoded by the coding sequence ATGAAACTCGCGTGGATCAAGGGCGCGCTGGCCGCCGGCATCGCCCTGTTGCCGAGCGCCGTCTGGGCGCAGTCAGTCAATATTTCCTACCTGACCCACTGGGCGCCGGAGACAGTGGCGCTGCTGGAGCAGGCGGCCAAGGATTTTTCCAAGGACCATCCCGAAGTGGCGGTGACGGTGCGAGCCGTGCCGTTCGGCGACCTGTTGACGACACTGCGTTCGCAGGGCGGCGGGCAGGGTGCCACCATTGCCGGCATCTACGATCTGTGGTTGCCGGAACTGGCGCGCGACAAGCTCGTTGCCCCCGCGCCCGAGCCGGTTGCCGGCGAGGTCAAGGGTGCCTGGCCCGCTGGCGTGGTGACGGCGGCGAGCGTCGGCGGCACACTCTACGGCATCCCTAACGAGATCGACGTCTATGCGCTGAACTACAACAAGGCGCTGTTCAAGGAAGCCGGCATCGAGGCGGCCCCAAAAACCTGGGACGAGTTCAAGGACGCGGCGGCGAAACTGACCAAGAAGGACGCCGGCCAGCAGGGCTTTGGCATGATCAACAGCTGGGCGGCGGGCGTGGTGCATCCGTTTTCATCGCTGCTGGTGTCCAACGGCGGCGAGCTTGTAAGCGACGGCAAGCCCGTGCTGGACAGCAAGAACGCAGGCGAGACCTTCGAGCTCTACGAGGACCTGATCAAGGCGGGCTCCAGCGACCCGGCGATGGGCACGGCCGATGCCAACACGACTGGACCGTTCCTCGACAATTTCGTCTCCGGCAAGACGGGTATGATCATCATGGCCAACTGGTGGGAGAGTGCGGTCAAGGCAGGTATGGGCGACAAGTTCGCCAATATCGCCACGGCGCCGATCCCTGTCGGGCCTTCAGGCGACAAGCCGCGCTCGATCTCCTATTCGTGGATGACCGTGGTGAATGCTGGCGCGGCGGAGGCCGAGCAGGAGGCGGCGTGGGATTTCCTCGCCTGGCTGAACAGCCCGAAGTCGGGCCCGAACGGCGCTTCGGCCATGGCCGATATCCTGATGTCGATGGGCATCCTGCCGTCGCGCAGTTCCGACGTCGAAGCCTTCAAGGACAAGCTCGGCTCGGAATTCCTGTCTGGCTATGTCAGCGTGCTGGCCGATGCCAAACCATTCCCGGTCGTTCTCGGCGGCCAGGAGTTCTCGGAGTCGCTGCAGCAGACCATCGAGGCGCTGCAATACGGCAAGGTTTCAGCCACCGAGGCGCAGACGAATGCGCAGGCCGACGCGACTGCGATCCTGGAGAAGGATGCGAAGTAG
- a CDS encoding carbohydrate ABC transporter permease has translation MTRTHQHSVWMMLTPAVSLIGAFIFVPMVLTVWLSLQDWSTQTGFQTAQFVGFDNFREIFGATSVGRDFKGALVNTALYTLMSVALILPASVGFGLLVYQRNVAGGNALRTILFSTYMVPMIAVALVWSKLYSPSEGPINQMLGWVGIGPQPWLSSPDTALVSIVVLNVWQQVGYFTVLVVAGLTQIPASLYEAATIDGANGRQQFTAITLPLLKRTLLFSAVIAIINAVQVFEPVALITQGGPVGSTNVLTYHIRRVGIERAQGGLGSAMAVTLMLSLIVVIFALFSFARKGDDE, from the coding sequence ATGACCAGAACCCACCAACATTCCGTCTGGATGATGCTGACGCCGGCCGTCTCGCTGATCGGCGCCTTCATCTTCGTGCCAATGGTTCTGACGGTGTGGCTGTCGCTGCAGGACTGGTCGACCCAGACCGGATTCCAGACGGCTCAGTTCGTCGGATTCGACAATTTCCGTGAGATCTTCGGCGCGACCTCGGTGGGCCGCGACTTCAAGGGCGCGCTGGTCAACACGGCGCTCTACACGCTGATGTCGGTGGCGCTGATCCTGCCTGCTTCGGTGGGGTTCGGATTGCTGGTCTACCAACGCAATGTCGCTGGCGGCAATGCACTGCGGACGATCCTGTTTTCGACATACATGGTGCCGATGATCGCAGTGGCGCTGGTGTGGTCGAAGCTCTATTCACCGAGCGAGGGGCCGATAAACCAGATGCTCGGCTGGGTGGGCATCGGGCCACAGCCCTGGCTGTCGTCCCCTGATACGGCCCTAGTTTCCATCGTCGTCCTGAACGTCTGGCAGCAGGTCGGCTATTTTACCGTGCTTGTCGTGGCCGGGCTGACGCAGATCCCGGCCAGTCTCTACGAGGCGGCGACCATCGACGGCGCCAACGGGCGCCAGCAGTTCACGGCGATCACCCTGCCGCTGCTGAAGCGGACGCTACTGTTCAGCGCCGTCATTGCCATCATCAATGCCGTGCAGGTGTTCGAGCCGGTGGCGCTGATCACGCAGGGCGGGCCGGTGGGCTCGACCAACGTATTGACCTATCACATCAGGCGTGTCGGCATCGAACGCGCCCAGGGTGGCCTGGGCTCCGCCATGGCGGTGACGCTGATGTTGTCGCTGATCGTGGTGATCTTCGCTTTGTTCTCTTTCGCTCGCAAGGGAGACGACGAATGA
- a CDS encoding carbohydrate ABC transporter permease, giving the protein MSAAGEWRPRRGLFFFRSRPTSGDYVVATLMLVVAVASAFPLVWMVLSSLKTPAETMQVPPVWVPESPSLEAFGKVSGVINVGRSMLSSAVIATITTAGIIVTSLMAGYAFAKHRFHGRNALFALLIATMFLPPIVTLIPLYRMIGTIGLDGSLAGVILPNLANAFGIFLMRQFIAGVPDDLIDAARMDGASEMRILFAIVAPLVTPAVAALALFAFVYHWNSYLWPLTVLQGNAEQYPIVISLSRLLSYNRGAINTNLVMAGATLAVLPPLVLFVFLQRFFVDSIISSGVKG; this is encoded by the coding sequence ATGAGCGCGGCTGGCGAATGGCGTCCGCGCCGCGGTCTGTTCTTCTTCAGGTCACGCCCAACCAGCGGCGACTATGTCGTGGCAACGCTGATGCTAGTGGTCGCCGTGGCCTCGGCCTTTCCGCTGGTGTGGATGGTGCTGTCCAGCCTGAAGACGCCGGCCGAAACCATGCAGGTGCCGCCGGTGTGGGTGCCCGAGAGCCCGAGCCTGGAGGCCTTCGGCAAGGTGTCTGGCGTCATCAATGTCGGCCGCTCGATGCTGAGCTCGGCCGTCATCGCCACCATCACCACGGCGGGAATCATCGTCACCAGCCTGATGGCAGGCTACGCTTTTGCCAAGCACCGCTTCCATGGTCGCAACGCGCTGTTTGCGCTGCTGATCGCAACCATGTTCCTGCCACCGATCGTGACGTTGATCCCGCTCTACCGGATGATCGGTACCATCGGGCTCGACGGCAGCCTTGCCGGCGTGATCCTGCCCAATCTGGCCAATGCCTTCGGCATCTTCCTGATGCGGCAGTTCATTGCTGGCGTACCTGACGACTTGATCGATGCGGCGCGCATGGACGGCGCTTCGGAGATGCGCATCCTGTTTGCGATCGTAGCACCCCTGGTGACGCCGGCGGTTGCGGCACTGGCGCTGTTTGCATTCGTCTATCACTGGAACAGCTACCTCTGGCCGCTGACGGTGCTGCAGGGAAATGCCGAACAGTATCCCATCGTCATCAGCCTCAGCCGGCTGCTCAGCTACAACCGGGGCGCGATCAACACAAATCTGGTCATGGCCGGTGCGACGCTGGCCGTGCTGCCGCCGCTGGTGCTGTTCGTGTTCCTGCAGCGCTTCTTCGTCGACTCCATCATAAGCTCCGGAGTGAAGGGATGA
- a CDS encoding ROK family protein — MSKVLAIDLGGTQLRAGICDDAAPAAVRHIGAWPAPKGLDGLCETIAWLAKEHSAERLGVSVPGTARGARCLWIPNLPWLDGVDLSGQFPDLVIGLGQDAQLALLAEASAGAAKTLSDAILVAIGTGIGSAVLSGSRIVRGGHGAACSFGWACADLDDDGDDRDGWLERQAAGRAFDAIGRQAGFSDGRGVVAAARAGNTDAIDALARPAKALGVSLATAVALLDPQSVILAGGVAEAADVLVPMVQAAMKKQLPPHLRCVRIEAGSFGKDASLVGAAFAGVRGQQWDEIR; from the coding sequence ATGAGCAAGGTTCTGGCCATCGATCTCGGCGGCACGCAGCTCAGGGCTGGGATTTGCGACGATGCTGCGCCTGCAGCCGTTCGACATATCGGCGCGTGGCCGGCGCCCAAGGGGCTCGACGGCCTGTGCGAGACGATTGCCTGGCTGGCCAAGGAACATAGCGCGGAACGGCTCGGCGTTTCGGTGCCGGGGACGGCACGCGGCGCGCGCTGCCTGTGGATCCCCAATCTGCCTTGGCTTGATGGTGTCGACCTCTCAGGTCAATTCCCCGATCTCGTGATCGGTCTGGGACAAGATGCGCAACTGGCGTTGCTTGCCGAAGCTTCGGCGGGCGCGGCAAAGACGCTTTCGGATGCGATCCTGGTGGCGATCGGCACCGGCATCGGCTCGGCGGTGCTCTCAGGCTCGAGAATCGTACGCGGCGGGCATGGTGCTGCCTGCTCCTTCGGCTGGGCCTGTGCCGATCTCGACGATGACGGAGACGACCGCGACGGCTGGCTGGAGCGGCAGGCAGCGGGCAGGGCGTTCGATGCCATCGGGCGGCAGGCCGGCTTCAGTGACGGACGCGGTGTGGTGGCGGCCGCGCGTGCGGGAAACACGGATGCAATTGATGCATTGGCGCGGCCGGCGAAGGCGCTGGGCGTGAGCTTGGCAACCGCCGTGGCGCTGCTCGACCCGCAATCAGTGATCCTGGCCGGCGGCGTTGCCGAGGCGGCCGACGTGCTGGTGCCGATGGTGCAAGCCGCGATGAAGAAGCAATTGCCGCCGCATCTGAGATGCGTGCGCATCGAGGCCGGCAGCTTCGGCAAGGATGCCAGCCTTGTGGGGGCGGCATTCGCAGGCGTCCGCGGCCAACAATGGGACGAAATCCGATGA
- a CDS encoding GntR family transcriptional regulator — protein MSGMFAKPNRSRPEPLWHQAEQAMRTLISSGEWSTGAQIPNEERLCDLLGVSRITVRHALRNLEDSGLLSREHGRGTFVRSPTVIAGVRGLTSFTQEMANLGLNLGTRLLDARIIAADVQVAGALEIEEGTPVLRLRRLRLGNDQPIGIQTAHLPAARVPGLLETAGTVSSLYETLKASYGIVPQEAREIYRIGEVKPEDAELIQLKAGSSAFMVERIAFDRSGPFEFTVSTMRGDRYEIRSVLHL, from the coding sequence ATGAGCGGAATGTTTGCAAAACCCAACCGCAGCCGGCCGGAGCCGCTGTGGCACCAGGCCGAGCAGGCGATGCGGACGCTGATTTCGTCCGGCGAGTGGTCCACGGGCGCGCAGATCCCAAATGAGGAGCGCCTGTGCGACCTGTTGGGGGTCAGCCGCATCACCGTGCGCCATGCCCTGCGCAACCTCGAGGATTCCGGCCTGCTCAGCCGTGAGCACGGGCGCGGCACCTTCGTGCGCAGCCCGACCGTCATTGCCGGCGTGCGCGGCCTGACCAGCTTCACCCAGGAGATGGCCAATCTCGGGCTCAATTTGGGCACAAGGCTGCTCGACGCCCGGATCATTGCCGCCGACGTCCAGGTGGCCGGCGCGCTGGAGATCGAGGAAGGCACGCCGGTGCTCCGGTTGCGCCGCCTTCGGCTTGGCAACGACCAGCCGATCGGTATCCAGACAGCGCATCTGCCGGCGGCGCGCGTGCCAGGCCTGCTGGAAACGGCGGGAACCGTCTCCTCGCTCTATGAGACGCTGAAGGCGAGCTACGGCATCGTGCCCCAGGAGGCGCGCGAAATCTACCGCATCGGCGAGGTCAAGCCGGAGGATGCCGAGCTGATCCAGCTTAAGGCCGGCAGCTCCGCCTTCATGGTCGAACGCATCGCCTTCGACCGCTCCGGCCCGTTCGAATTCACCGTCTCGACCATGCGCGGCGACCGCTACGAAATCCGTTCCGTTCTCCATCTCTGA
- a CDS encoding sugar isomerase domain-containing protein → MKTSYISRLAKLIDGAASANEAAFETVSVRLAETLANKGLVHLYGSGHSVLPCQEAFPRYGSYVGFNPLTDPRVMWHNVLGSGGVRELLWLERTENYAEKFLDHQPLNPGDSIIIYGHSGRNASGIDTALYAKKRGLFVVAITSKNNLDKPASHSSGKRLADAADVVIDTTSPIEDAIVPVKGWSRPVAGSSTVLAMIMTHELIARTAQKLADRGIELPTFASPTIEGVTLHDTDVIYGIYREKMIEAQRKHLDFFKERMQGEA, encoded by the coding sequence ATGAAAACTTCTTACATCAGCCGGCTGGCCAAGCTCATCGACGGGGCGGCGAGCGCCAACGAGGCGGCGTTCGAGACCGTATCAGTCCGGCTTGCTGAGACGCTTGCCAACAAGGGACTGGTGCATCTCTATGGCTCGGGCCATTCGGTGTTGCCGTGCCAGGAGGCGTTTCCGCGCTACGGTTCTTATGTCGGCTTCAACCCGCTGACCGACCCGCGCGTCATGTGGCACAACGTGCTCGGCTCGGGCGGCGTGCGCGAGCTTCTGTGGCTCGAGCGCACGGAGAACTATGCGGAAAAATTCCTCGACCACCAGCCGCTCAACCCTGGCGATTCCATCATCATCTATGGTCATAGCGGCCGCAACGCCTCCGGCATCGACACCGCGCTCTATGCCAAGAAGCGCGGCCTGTTTGTCGTCGCCATCACCAGCAAGAACAATCTCGATAAGCCGGCGAGCCATTCCTCGGGCAAGCGCCTGGCTGACGCCGCCGACGTCGTCATCGACACGACCTCACCGATCGAGGACGCGATCGTGCCGGTGAAAGGCTGGAGCCGCCCGGTAGCCGGCTCGTCGACGGTGCTCGCCATGATCATGACGCATGAGCTGATCGCGCGCACGGCGCAAAAGCTTGCCGACCGCGGCATCGAGCTGCCGACATTTGCCTCGCCGACAATCGAGGGTGTGACGCTGCACGACACCGACGTGATCTACGGCATCTACCGCGAGAAGATGATCGAGGCGCAGCGCAAGCATCTCGACTTCTTCAAGGAACGGATGCAGGGCGAAGCGTAA
- the ssb gene encoding single-stranded DNA-binding protein, with protein MAGSVNKVILVGNLGADPEIRRLNSGEPVVNLRIATSESWRDKNSGERKEKTEWHQVVIFNDNLAKVAEQYLKKGMKVYIEGQLQTRKWEKDGIERYTTEIVLQKFRGELQMLDARGQGGDAGYSGGGGQVGYGGGQGGGYGGGRSDFGQSSPTDSYGGGNRGGGGNRGGQGGGGGMGGGGSRDLDDEIPF; from the coding sequence ATGGCAGGTAGCGTCAATAAGGTCATTCTGGTCGGCAATCTGGGCGCTGACCCCGAGATCCGCCGGCTCAACTCGGGCGAGCCGGTCGTCAACCTGAGGATCGCGACTTCGGAAAGCTGGCGCGACAAGAATTCGGGCGAGCGCAAGGAAAAGACCGAATGGCACCAGGTCGTCATCTTCAATGACAACCTCGCCAAGGTCGCCGAGCAGTACCTGAAGAAGGGCATGAAGGTTTACATCGAAGGCCAGCTCCAGACCCGCAAATGGGAGAAGGACGGCATCGAGCGCTACACCACCGAAATCGTGCTGCAGAAATTCCGCGGCGAACTGCAGATGCTCGACGCGCGCGGCCAGGGCGGTGACGCAGGCTATAGCGGCGGTGGCGGCCAGGTCGGTTATGGCGGCGGTCAGGGTGGTGGTTATGGCGGCGGCCGTTCTGATTTTGGCCAATCGAGCCCGACCGACAGCTATGGCGGCGGTAACCGCGGCGGCGGTGGCAATCGTGGCGGCCAGGGCGGCGGTGGCGGCATGGGCGGTGGCGGTTCGCGCGACCTCGACGACGAAATCCCGTTCTGA
- a CDS encoding HNH endonuclease, with translation MGYGVFIHRSDSIYDDSPAERYQFPPQYFGRVQACVGDWIVYYEPRKVADTKGYFAVAKVQQVIPDPGAKGMFLALVEPGSYLDFANPVPFSDADGVIERGLLNDDGRISGRAQAAVRPLSPADFSRIVTLGLDQAESTLPRVDPVAPASGFFEDQAPFVFAESRERTQFLTSRIVRDRVFRRIVLRAYDERCAITGLKLINGGGRAEVAAAHIRPVEADGPDVVSNGIALSGTAHWMFDRGLISLSDDLEILISRQANDPDGTKGIVNRSGRAIGPRRLSDRPHPHFLLWHREHCFKQ, from the coding sequence ATGGGGTACGGGGTCTTCATTCACCGGTCGGATTCGATCTACGACGACAGTCCTGCCGAACGGTATCAGTTTCCGCCGCAATATTTCGGCCGGGTGCAGGCCTGTGTCGGCGATTGGATCGTCTATTACGAGCCACGTAAGGTAGCCGACACCAAGGGATACTTCGCTGTTGCCAAGGTGCAGCAGGTCATCCCGGATCCCGGCGCGAAGGGCATGTTTCTCGCGCTTGTCGAACCAGGCAGCTATCTCGATTTTGCCAATCCGGTTCCCTTCAGCGACGCTGACGGTGTGATCGAGCGCGGGCTCCTCAACGACGACGGGCGAATTTCTGGGCGCGCGCAGGCGGCGGTAAGGCCGCTTTCTCCAGCCGATTTCAGTCGCATCGTCACGCTGGGGCTGGATCAGGCAGAATCTACGCTTCCAAGGGTCGATCCGGTAGCGCCGGCCAGCGGCTTCTTCGAAGACCAGGCGCCCTTCGTGTTTGCGGAGAGCCGCGAGCGTACGCAGTTCCTGACATCCCGCATCGTGCGTGACCGCGTCTTCCGAAGGATCGTTCTGCGTGCCTATGACGAGCGCTGCGCGATCACCGGATTGAAGCTCATCAATGGTGGCGGAAGGGCGGAAGTTGCGGCGGCCCATATTCGCCCTGTCGAGGCCGACGGACCGGACGTCGTCAGCAACGGCATCGCGTTATCGGGAACAGCCCATTGGATGTTCGATCGTGGCCTTATCAGCCTGTCGGACGATCTCGAAATCCTGATTTCCCGCCAGGCAAACGATCCCGATGGTACAAAGGGCATCGTCAATCGCAGCGGCCGAGCAATCGGCCCCCGGCGCCTGTCCGATCGTCCTCATCCACACTTCCTGCTCTGGCATCGCGAGCATTGCTTCAAGCAATAG
- a CDS encoding amino acid transporter: MPVFRRALAGMECHTAGDGIVKHLPAQSAPSAEISQIWCLDVVRHCWRVDMMIEEGSPDLWVYKRNPAVAVPRTDIVATTPAGIPYLKPAAVLLFKAKYGRPKDEVDFVNALPKLQQSERSWLKNCLDLCHQGHRWAERL; encoded by the coding sequence GTGCCCGTCTTCCGCCGCGCACTCGCCGGCATGGAATGCCACACTGCCGGAGATGGCATCGTCAAGCACCTGCCCGCGCAAAGCGCCCCGTCTGCCGAAATCTCCCAGATCTGGTGCCTGGACGTCGTGCGGCACTGCTGGCGCGTCGACATGATGATCGAGGAAGGTTCGCCGGATCTGTGGGTTTACAAGCGGAACCCGGCCGTAGCAGTGCCGCGCACTGACATTGTCGCCACGACGCCGGCCGGCATCCCCTACCTCAAGCCGGCAGCCGTCCTGCTGTTCAAGGCCAAATACGGGCGCCCCAAGGACGAAGTAGATTTCGTCAATGCCCTGCCGAAGCTGCAGCAGTCGGAACGCAGCTGGCTGAAGAACTGCCTCGACCTATGCCATCAGGGACATCGATGGGCGGAAAGGCTGTAA
- a CDS encoding nucleotidyltransferase domain-containing protein: MNQPDTPDHDAWCAWHPTELARHLTGVSLPWCVVGGWALDLWHGHQTREHEDL, from the coding sequence ATGAATCAGCCCGATACGCCGGACCATGACGCATGGTGCGCCTGGCATCCAACCGAGTTGGCGCGCCACCTGACCGGCGTCTCCCTGCCCTGGTGCGTCGTCGGCGGCTGGGCGCTCGACCTCTGGCACGGCCATCAGACACGCGAGCACGAAGACCTCTAA
- a CDS encoding MarC family protein, which produces MPLFDTVFNAFVTILVTIDPPGLAPLFLAVTRGMNREQRLQVSVRASVIAFVVLAVFAVAGAAILTVFGITLPAFRVAGGFLLFFIAFEMVFEKRQDRKEKISDVAITRDHIHNIAAFPLAIPLIAGPGAISATVLLSGSFQGWAGQLALVLIILACLAATYLVFVLAERIDQFLGQTGRSILTRLLGVILAALAVQFVADGIKALMAS; this is translated from the coding sequence ATGCCGCTTTTCGACACTGTTTTCAATGCCTTCGTCACCATCCTCGTGACTATCGACCCGCCCGGCCTGGCGCCGCTGTTCCTCGCGGTGACACGCGGCATGAATCGCGAGCAGCGCCTGCAGGTTTCGGTACGTGCGAGTGTCATCGCCTTTGTCGTGCTGGCGGTCTTTGCCGTTGCCGGCGCCGCCATCCTCACCGTGTTCGGCATCACCTTGCCCGCCTTCCGCGTCGCCGGTGGCTTCCTGCTGTTCTTCATCGCCTTCGAGATGGTTTTCGAGAAGCGCCAGGACCGCAAGGAGAAGATTTCGGATGTCGCGATCACCCGCGACCACATCCACAACATCGCCGCCTTCCCGCTCGCTATTCCGCTGATCGCCGGTCCCGGCGCGATCTCGGCGACGGTGCTGCTCTCCGGCTCGTTTCAGGGTTGGGCCGGCCAGTTGGCACTGGTCCTGATCATCCTCGCCTGCCTCGCCGCCACCTATCTGGTGTTCGTTCTCGCCGAACGCATCGACCAGTTCCTCGGCCAGACCGGCCGCTCGATCCTGACTCGCCTCCTCGGTGTGATCCTGGCAGCCCTCGCTGTGCAATTCGTTGCCGATGGTATCAAGGCGCTGATGGCGAGCTAG